A window of Macrotis lagotis isolate mMagLag1 chromosome X, bilby.v1.9.chrom.fasta, whole genome shotgun sequence contains these coding sequences:
- the UTP23 gene encoding rRNA-processing protein UTP23 homolog, with translation MKITRQKHAKKYLGFFRNNFGVREPYQLLLDGTFCQAALRGRIQLREQLPRYLMGETQLCTTRCVLKELESLGKELYGAKLIAQRCQVRSCSHFKDAISGAECLLSMIEDGNPHHFFVATQDQNLSLQVKKNPGVPLLFIIQNTVVLDKPSTKTVAFVKATESGHLVSVHQKQSIKKLKEEQGLVKTPEQKKKRKRKGVSGPNPLSCLKKKKKVQDSTQSSAPEKKKRKRIRNRNRTKALFVPSSVKQSEEVK, from the exons ATGAAGATCACGAGGCAGAAGCACGCCAAGAAGTACCTCGGCTTCTTCCGCAACAACTTCGGCGTCCGGGAACCCTACCAGCTGCTGCTGGACGGCACCTTCTGTCAGGCGGCGCTGCGGGGCCGCATCCAGCTCCGCGAGCAGCTGCCGCGCTACCTCATGGGGGAGACGCAGCTGTGCACCACGAG atgtgtgttaaaggaattagaatcatTGGGGAAGGAATTATATGGTGCAAAATTAATTGCACAAAGATGTCAAGTTCGAAGTTGTTCCCATTTCAAAGATGCAATCAGTGGTGCTGAATGTCTGTTATCAATGATTGAAGATGGAAATCCTCACCATTTTTTTGTTGCAACACAG GACCAGAATTTATCTCTTCAAGTAAAGAAAAATCCTGGAGTTCCTCTCTTGTTTATCATTCAGAACACTGTGGTTTTGGACAAACCTTCTACCAAAACAGTTGCCTTTGTCAAAGCAACAGAATCAGGGCATCTTGTCTCTGTTCACCAGAAACAGAGCATCAAGAAACTCAAAGAAGAACAAGGCCTAGTGAAAACAcctgaacagaaaaagaagaggaaacgAAAAGGTGTGAGTGGTCCCAATCCTCTTAGctgtctgaaaaaaaagaaaaaggtgcaAGATTCAACTCAGTCTTCTGcccctgaaaagaaaaaaaggaaaagaattcgtAACAGAAATAGAACAAAAGCACTTTTTGTGCCATCATCAGTGAAGCAAAGTGAAGAAGTCAAATGA